In Helianthus annuus cultivar XRQ/B chromosome 8, HanXRQr2.0-SUNRISE, whole genome shotgun sequence, a single genomic region encodes these proteins:
- the LOC110872486 gene encoding G-type lectin S-receptor-like serine/threonine-protein kinase At4g27290 isoform X1, translating into METGSMILLFSCALFLLLSSCATLDTISTNQVFRDGDTIVSDDKMFELGFFSPGKSKNRYVGIWYKKISTGTAVWVANRETPITDNSGMLELSEQGNLQIRSGDNTVIWSSNSMVLTMSNNTVVVVQLLDTGNLVVWDKSTKDESLIWQSFDHPGNTLLPGMKLGKDLVTGIERVITPWKSADDPAPGEYLHWLDTNGYPQLFDRQGSVIRHRYGPWNGLKFQAIHMGNPNPIYSFQFVFNEKEIYIKYELKNSVVQRLIVLPDDIVVHLRWMDQTQKWVVHTIGAATDSCGGYGLCGPYASCNTKRYPPCTCMAGFKPRVPDEWDRANGSSGCERKRALDCGSGSGFKKITGVVFPDTRRSWYDNSMTLEECEMACRMNCNCTAYANSDIRNGGSGCLLWFDELMDTTENDENQDLYIKLAASELAEFSPSSLNKKKRVFTVVFSTSVVLLLFVVAYACIKKQKRLHMKEREDRYALDKKDNSVWMEDIDELPLLSLNKIVKATDNFNINKKIGEGGFGPVYKGVLEDGQEVAVKRLSETSQQGIEEFKNEIICIAKLQHRNLVKLLGYYNHRTELILVYEYMTNKSLDLYLFDETRSSMLDWPKRFNIIQGMARGILYLHQDSRLQIIHRDLKAGNILLDGDMNPKISDFGLARKFVGSDTATKTKKVVGTYGYISPEYAVHGRFSIKSDVYSFGVLVLEIVSGRKNREFSHDDHNDNLLGHAWRLYKQGRSIELMCASLRASCVIPEVLRSIHVGLLCVQNHAKDRPTMLSVVLMLVSESVLPQPKHPAFYSEESSSELESVSSVDGSMITHLYAR; encoded by the exons ATGGAAACTGGATCAATGATTCTACTATTCTCATGTGCCTTATTCTTGCTTCTGTCATCTTGTGCAACACTAGACACCATCTCTACAAATCAAGTATTCAGAGATGGAGACACAATAGTTTCAGATGATAAAATGTTTGAACTTGGGTTCTTTAGCCCGGGAAAATCCAAGAATCGGTATGTAGGGATCTGGTACAAGAAAATATCAACGGGTACTGCCGTATGGGTTGCTAACAGGGAGACACCAATCACAGATAACTCAGGCATGCTCGAACTTAGCGAACAGGGAAACCTACAAATTCGCAGCGGTGACAATACAGTGATCTGGTCATCCAATTCCATGGTTTTGACGATGAGTAATAATACAGTGGTGGTGGTGCAGCTTCTGGATACTGGAAATCTTGTTGTGTGGGATAAAAGTACCAAGGACGAAAGTCTAATCTGGCAAAGTTTTGATCATCCAGGTAACACCTTGTTACCAGGAATGAAACTTGGAAAAGATTTAGTAACAGGAATAGAGCGGGTTATAACACCATGGAAGAGTGCAGATGATCCTGCACCAGGTGAATATTTACACTGGCTAGACACAAATGGATATCCACAACTGTTTGACAGACAAGGTTCGGTTATACGACACAGATATGGACCATGGAATGGTCTTAAATTTCAAGCTATACACATGGGAAACCCAAATCCTATTTACTCGTTTCAAtttgtttttaacgaaaaggaaatatatatcaaatatgaGCTTAAAAATTCGGTTGTTCAAAGACTCATCGTGTTGCCGGATGACATCGTAGTGCATTTGCGATGGATGGATCAAACCCAAAAGTGGGTTGTGCATACTATTGGAGCAGCAACAGATAGTTGTGGTGGTTATGGACTTTGTGGGCCATATGCAAGCTGCAACACTAAAAGGTACCCCCCTTGTACTTGTATGGCAGGTTTTAAGCCTCGGGTCCCAGATGAATGGGATAGAGCAAATGGGTCGAGTGGGTGTGAACGTAAACGAGCTTTAGATTGTGGGAGTGGGTCTGGCTTTAAAAAAATTACAGGAGTTGTATTTCCGGACACACGTCGTTCATGGTATGATAATAGCATGACGCTTGAAGAATGTGAGATGGCTTGCAGAATGAACTGCAATTGTACGGCTTATGCAAATTCAGATATCAGAAATGGAGGAAGCGGATGTTTGCTTTGGTTTGATGAGCTTATGGACACCACAGAGAATGATGAAAACCAGGATCTTTACATAAAATTGGCTGCCTCTGAGTTAGCAG AATTTTCCCCATCTAGCTTAAACAAGAAGAAAAGAGTATTTACTGTGGTATTTTCAACATCTGTTGTGCTACTTCTATTTGTGGTGGCATATGCTTGTATAAAGAAACAGAAAAGGCTTCATATGAAAGAAAGAG AAGACAGGTATGCCCTTGATAAAAAGGATAATAGTGTGTGGATGGAAGATATTGACGAGCTACCTTTACTTAGTCTAAATAAAATAGTCAAGGCTACAGATAACTTTAACATCAACAAAAAGATTGGAGAAGGTGGATTTGGTCCAGTTTACAAG GGTGTGTTGGAAGACGGACAAGAGGTTGCTGTGAAGAGGCTCTCAGAAACATCCCAGCAAGGGATTGAAGAATTCAAGAATGAAATCATTTGTATAGCCAAACTTCAGCATCGCAATCTTGTGAAGCTTCTTGGATACTACAATCACAGAACTGAACTGATTTTAGTCTATGAATACATGACAAACAAAAGCTTAGACTTATATCTATTTG ATGAAACAAGGAGCTCGATGCTTGACTGGCCAAAACGATTTAATATTATACAAGGGATGGCTCGAGGTATTCTTTATCTACATCAAGATTCCCGCCTTCAAATCATCCACAGAGATCTCAAGGCAGGTAATATTCTTTTAGATGGTGACATGAACCCCAAAATCTCCGACTTTGGGCTTGCTAGAAAGTTTGTAGGATCCGATACTGCTACTAAGACAAAGAAAGTTGTGGGAACATA TGGTTATATTTCTCCTGAGTATGCGGTACACGGACGATTCTCTATAAAGTCTGATGTATATAGTTTTGGTGTGTTGGTATTGGAGATCGTGAGTGGTAGGAAAAACAGAGAATTCTCTCATGATGATCATAATGACAACCTTCTTGGACAT GCATGGAGACTCTATAAACAAGGCAGATCCATTGAACTTATGTGTGCATCTTTACGTGCCTCTTGTGTCATCCCTGAAGTGCTAAGATCAATACATGTTGGATTATTATGTGTGCAAAATCATGCAAAAGATAGGCCAACTATGTTGTCGGTGGTTTTAATGTTGGTCAGTGAGAGTGTGTTGCCTCAACCTAAACATCCAGCCTTTTACTCTGAGGAGAGCAGTAGTGAACTTGAGTCTGTTTCATCAGTTGATGGTTCCATGATAACACATTTATACGCCCGATAG
- the LOC110872486 gene encoding G-type lectin S-receptor-like serine/threonine-protein kinase At4g27290 isoform X2 gives METGSMILLFSCALFLLLSSCATLDTISTNQVFRDGDTIVSDDKMFELGFFSPGKSKNRYVGIWYKKISTGTAVWVANRETPITDNSGMLELSEQGNLQIRSGDNTVIWSSNSMVLTMSNNTVVVVQLLDTGNLVVWDKSTKDESLIWQSFDHPGNTLLPGMKLGKDLVTGIERVITPWKSADDPAPGEYLHWLDTNGYPQLFDRQGSVIRHRYGPWNGLKFQAIHMGNPNPIYSFQFVFNEKEIYIKYELKNSVVQRLIVLPDDIVVHLRWMDQTQKWVVHTIGAATDSCGGYGLCGPYASCNTKRYPPCTCMAGFKPRVPDEWDRANGSSGCERKRALDCGSGSGFKKITGVVFPDTRRSWYDNSMTLEECEMACRMNCNCTAYANSDIRNGGSGCLLWFDELMDTTENDENQDLYIKLAASELAEFSPSSLNKKKRVFTVVFSTSVVLLLFVVAYACIKKQKRLHMKERDRYALDKKDNSVWMEDIDELPLLSLNKIVKATDNFNINKKIGEGGFGPVYKGVLEDGQEVAVKRLSETSQQGIEEFKNEIICIAKLQHRNLVKLLGYYNHRTELILVYEYMTNKSLDLYLFDETRSSMLDWPKRFNIIQGMARGILYLHQDSRLQIIHRDLKAGNILLDGDMNPKISDFGLARKFVGSDTATKTKKVVGTYGYISPEYAVHGRFSIKSDVYSFGVLVLEIVSGRKNREFSHDDHNDNLLGHAWRLYKQGRSIELMCASLRASCVIPEVLRSIHVGLLCVQNHAKDRPTMLSVVLMLVSESVLPQPKHPAFYSEESSSELESVSSVDGSMITHLYAR, from the exons ATGGAAACTGGATCAATGATTCTACTATTCTCATGTGCCTTATTCTTGCTTCTGTCATCTTGTGCAACACTAGACACCATCTCTACAAATCAAGTATTCAGAGATGGAGACACAATAGTTTCAGATGATAAAATGTTTGAACTTGGGTTCTTTAGCCCGGGAAAATCCAAGAATCGGTATGTAGGGATCTGGTACAAGAAAATATCAACGGGTACTGCCGTATGGGTTGCTAACAGGGAGACACCAATCACAGATAACTCAGGCATGCTCGAACTTAGCGAACAGGGAAACCTACAAATTCGCAGCGGTGACAATACAGTGATCTGGTCATCCAATTCCATGGTTTTGACGATGAGTAATAATACAGTGGTGGTGGTGCAGCTTCTGGATACTGGAAATCTTGTTGTGTGGGATAAAAGTACCAAGGACGAAAGTCTAATCTGGCAAAGTTTTGATCATCCAGGTAACACCTTGTTACCAGGAATGAAACTTGGAAAAGATTTAGTAACAGGAATAGAGCGGGTTATAACACCATGGAAGAGTGCAGATGATCCTGCACCAGGTGAATATTTACACTGGCTAGACACAAATGGATATCCACAACTGTTTGACAGACAAGGTTCGGTTATACGACACAGATATGGACCATGGAATGGTCTTAAATTTCAAGCTATACACATGGGAAACCCAAATCCTATTTACTCGTTTCAAtttgtttttaacgaaaaggaaatatatatcaaatatgaGCTTAAAAATTCGGTTGTTCAAAGACTCATCGTGTTGCCGGATGACATCGTAGTGCATTTGCGATGGATGGATCAAACCCAAAAGTGGGTTGTGCATACTATTGGAGCAGCAACAGATAGTTGTGGTGGTTATGGACTTTGTGGGCCATATGCAAGCTGCAACACTAAAAGGTACCCCCCTTGTACTTGTATGGCAGGTTTTAAGCCTCGGGTCCCAGATGAATGGGATAGAGCAAATGGGTCGAGTGGGTGTGAACGTAAACGAGCTTTAGATTGTGGGAGTGGGTCTGGCTTTAAAAAAATTACAGGAGTTGTATTTCCGGACACACGTCGTTCATGGTATGATAATAGCATGACGCTTGAAGAATGTGAGATGGCTTGCAGAATGAACTGCAATTGTACGGCTTATGCAAATTCAGATATCAGAAATGGAGGAAGCGGATGTTTGCTTTGGTTTGATGAGCTTATGGACACCACAGAGAATGATGAAAACCAGGATCTTTACATAAAATTGGCTGCCTCTGAGTTAGCAG AATTTTCCCCATCTAGCTTAAACAAGAAGAAAAGAGTATTTACTGTGGTATTTTCAACATCTGTTGTGCTACTTCTATTTGTGGTGGCATATGCTTGTATAAAGAAACAGAAAAGGCTTCATATGAAAGAAAGAG ACAGGTATGCCCTTGATAAAAAGGATAATAGTGTGTGGATGGAAGATATTGACGAGCTACCTTTACTTAGTCTAAATAAAATAGTCAAGGCTACAGATAACTTTAACATCAACAAAAAGATTGGAGAAGGTGGATTTGGTCCAGTTTACAAG GGTGTGTTGGAAGACGGACAAGAGGTTGCTGTGAAGAGGCTCTCAGAAACATCCCAGCAAGGGATTGAAGAATTCAAGAATGAAATCATTTGTATAGCCAAACTTCAGCATCGCAATCTTGTGAAGCTTCTTGGATACTACAATCACAGAACTGAACTGATTTTAGTCTATGAATACATGACAAACAAAAGCTTAGACTTATATCTATTTG ATGAAACAAGGAGCTCGATGCTTGACTGGCCAAAACGATTTAATATTATACAAGGGATGGCTCGAGGTATTCTTTATCTACATCAAGATTCCCGCCTTCAAATCATCCACAGAGATCTCAAGGCAGGTAATATTCTTTTAGATGGTGACATGAACCCCAAAATCTCCGACTTTGGGCTTGCTAGAAAGTTTGTAGGATCCGATACTGCTACTAAGACAAAGAAAGTTGTGGGAACATA TGGTTATATTTCTCCTGAGTATGCGGTACACGGACGATTCTCTATAAAGTCTGATGTATATAGTTTTGGTGTGTTGGTATTGGAGATCGTGAGTGGTAGGAAAAACAGAGAATTCTCTCATGATGATCATAATGACAACCTTCTTGGACAT GCATGGAGACTCTATAAACAAGGCAGATCCATTGAACTTATGTGTGCATCTTTACGTGCCTCTTGTGTCATCCCTGAAGTGCTAAGATCAATACATGTTGGATTATTATGTGTGCAAAATCATGCAAAAGATAGGCCAACTATGTTGTCGGTGGTTTTAATGTTGGTCAGTGAGAGTGTGTTGCCTCAACCTAAACATCCAGCCTTTTACTCTGAGGAGAGCAGTAGTGAACTTGAGTCTGTTTCATCAGTTGATGGTTCCATGATAACACATTTATACGCCCGATAG